One genomic window of Lagenorhynchus albirostris chromosome 17, mLagAlb1.1, whole genome shotgun sequence includes the following:
- the ZNF696 gene encoding zinc finger protein 696 isoform X2 — protein sequence MPALRQVSYYWCFCGKQQAEPQPESTERPREATLMDTCTAFLAQAPSGGPASCYAALVAEQGAQSPGLMLRQATLEEGGRRGQAVPGLLQGPPRTLRFPDPCGNEEAGERPKGSPRGPVVYEETGGQNGHEDSVSRSEVTLNAASTADRRGHWKGRPYRCSTCDRSFKCYSDVVKHQSIHSGEKPYECSDCGKAFIHSSHVVRHQRIHNGERPYVCKECGKAFSQSFNLIRHQRIHTGEKPYECAECGRSFSQRSDAIKHQRIHTGERLYECSECGKTFIHSSNVVRHQRIHHGENPYECKECGKAFSQSSNLIQHQRVHTGEKPYACQECGRAFSRSSFLSEHQRIHTGEKPYECGECGRAFRALSGFFRHQRIHTGEKPFHCARCGRAFRLSFHLIQHQRVHGTE from the exons gCAGGTGTCCTACTACTGGTGTTTCTGCGGGAAGCAGCAAGCAGAGCCCCAGCCTGAGTCCACAGAACGCCCCAGAGAGGCGACCCTGATGGACACGTGCACAg CTTTCCTAGCACAGGCACCGAGTGGCGGCCCGGCTTCCTGCTACGCTGCTTTGGTGGCTGAGCAAGGGGCTCAGAGCCCAGGGCTGATGCTACGACAGGCAACCTTAGAAGAAGGGGGGCGCCGTGGACAGGCTGTGCCAGGACTGTTACAGGGGCCTCCCCGGACACTGCGGTTTCCAGACCCTTGTGGGAATGAGGAAGCTGGAGAGAGGCCCAAAGGTTCCCCTCGGGGACCAGTTGTTTATGAGGAAACTGGAGGGCAGAATGGCCATGAGGACAGTGTGTCCAGGTCAGAGGTCACCCTGAATGCAGCCTCCACAGCCGATAGGAGAGGCCACTGGAAAGGACGGCCTTACCGATGCAGCACCTGCGACAGGAGCTTCAAATGCTATTCAGATGTGGTGAAACACCAGAGCATTCACTctggggagaaaccctatgaGTGCAGCGACTGCGGGAAGGCCTTCATCCACAGCTCCCACGTCGTCAGGCACCAGCGCATTCACAACGGGGAGAGGCCTTACGTTTGTAAGgagtgtgggaaggccttcagccAGAGCTTCAACCTCATCAGACACCAGAGAATCCACACGGGAGAGAAGCCCTACGAATGTGCTGAGTGTGGCAGGTCCTTCAGTCAGAGGTCAGATGCCATTAAGcaccagagaattcacactggCGAGCGGCTGTATGAGTGCAGCGAGTGCGGGAAAACCTTCATCCATAGCTCAAATGTCGTCCGACACCAGAGAATTCACCACGGAGAGAATCCTTACGAATGCAAagagtgtgggaaagccttcagccAGAGCTCCAACCTCATTCAGCACCAGCGGGtccacactggggagaagccCTACGCCTGCCAGGAGTGTGGGCGCGCCTTCAGCCGCAGCTCCTTCCTCAGTGAGCACCAGCGCATCCACACCGGGGAGAAGCCCTACGAGTGCGGCGAGTGTGGCCGCGCCTTCAGGGCCCTGTCGGGCTTCTTCCGGCACCAGAGGAtccacactggggagaagccTTTCCACTGTGCCAGGTGTGGCAGGGCCTTCCGCCTGAGCTTTCATCTTATCCAGCACCAGCGAGTTCACGGCACGGAGTGA
- the ZNF696 gene encoding zinc finger protein 696 isoform X1 translates to MMLQALKCVVTENQRQVSYYWCFCGKQQAEPQPESTERPREATLMDTCTAFLAQAPSGGPASCYAALVAEQGAQSPGLMLRQATLEEGGRRGQAVPGLLQGPPRTLRFPDPCGNEEAGERPKGSPRGPVVYEETGGQNGHEDSVSRSEVTLNAASTADRRGHWKGRPYRCSTCDRSFKCYSDVVKHQSIHSGEKPYECSDCGKAFIHSSHVVRHQRIHNGERPYVCKECGKAFSQSFNLIRHQRIHTGEKPYECAECGRSFSQRSDAIKHQRIHTGERLYECSECGKTFIHSSNVVRHQRIHHGENPYECKECGKAFSQSSNLIQHQRVHTGEKPYACQECGRAFSRSSFLSEHQRIHTGEKPYECGECGRAFRALSGFFRHQRIHTGEKPFHCARCGRAFRLSFHLIQHQRVHGTE, encoded by the exons gCAGGTGTCCTACTACTGGTGTTTCTGCGGGAAGCAGCAAGCAGAGCCCCAGCCTGAGTCCACAGAACGCCCCAGAGAGGCGACCCTGATGGACACGTGCACAg CTTTCCTAGCACAGGCACCGAGTGGCGGCCCGGCTTCCTGCTACGCTGCTTTGGTGGCTGAGCAAGGGGCTCAGAGCCCAGGGCTGATGCTACGACAGGCAACCTTAGAAGAAGGGGGGCGCCGTGGACAGGCTGTGCCAGGACTGTTACAGGGGCCTCCCCGGACACTGCGGTTTCCAGACCCTTGTGGGAATGAGGAAGCTGGAGAGAGGCCCAAAGGTTCCCCTCGGGGACCAGTTGTTTATGAGGAAACTGGAGGGCAGAATGGCCATGAGGACAGTGTGTCCAGGTCAGAGGTCACCCTGAATGCAGCCTCCACAGCCGATAGGAGAGGCCACTGGAAAGGACGGCCTTACCGATGCAGCACCTGCGACAGGAGCTTCAAATGCTATTCAGATGTGGTGAAACACCAGAGCATTCACTctggggagaaaccctatgaGTGCAGCGACTGCGGGAAGGCCTTCATCCACAGCTCCCACGTCGTCAGGCACCAGCGCATTCACAACGGGGAGAGGCCTTACGTTTGTAAGgagtgtgggaaggccttcagccAGAGCTTCAACCTCATCAGACACCAGAGAATCCACACGGGAGAGAAGCCCTACGAATGTGCTGAGTGTGGCAGGTCCTTCAGTCAGAGGTCAGATGCCATTAAGcaccagagaattcacactggCGAGCGGCTGTATGAGTGCAGCGAGTGCGGGAAAACCTTCATCCATAGCTCAAATGTCGTCCGACACCAGAGAATTCACCACGGAGAGAATCCTTACGAATGCAAagagtgtgggaaagccttcagccAGAGCTCCAACCTCATTCAGCACCAGCGGGtccacactggggagaagccCTACGCCTGCCAGGAGTGTGGGCGCGCCTTCAGCCGCAGCTCCTTCCTCAGTGAGCACCAGCGCATCCACACCGGGGAGAAGCCCTACGAGTGCGGCGAGTGTGGCCGCGCCTTCAGGGCCCTGTCGGGCTTCTTCCGGCACCAGAGGAtccacactggggagaagccTTTCCACTGTGCCAGGTGTGGCAGGGCCTTCCGCCTGAGCTTTCATCTTATCCAGCACCAGCGAGTTCACGGCACGGAGTGA
- the ZNF696 gene encoding zinc finger protein 696 isoform X4, which translates to MDTCTAFLAQAPSGGPASCYAALVAEQGAQSPGLMLRQATLEEGGRRGQAVPGLLQGPPRTLRFPDPCGNEEAGERPKGSPRGPVVYEETGGQNGHEDSVSRSEVTLNAASTADRRGHWKGRPYRCSTCDRSFKCYSDVVKHQSIHSGEKPYECSDCGKAFIHSSHVVRHQRIHNGERPYVCKECGKAFSQSFNLIRHQRIHTGEKPYECAECGRSFSQRSDAIKHQRIHTGERLYECSECGKTFIHSSNVVRHQRIHHGENPYECKECGKAFSQSSNLIQHQRVHTGEKPYACQECGRAFSRSSFLSEHQRIHTGEKPYECGECGRAFRALSGFFRHQRIHTGEKPFHCARCGRAFRLSFHLIQHQRVHGTE; encoded by the exons ATGGACACGTGCACAg CTTTCCTAGCACAGGCACCGAGTGGCGGCCCGGCTTCCTGCTACGCTGCTTTGGTGGCTGAGCAAGGGGCTCAGAGCCCAGGGCTGATGCTACGACAGGCAACCTTAGAAGAAGGGGGGCGCCGTGGACAGGCTGTGCCAGGACTGTTACAGGGGCCTCCCCGGACACTGCGGTTTCCAGACCCTTGTGGGAATGAGGAAGCTGGAGAGAGGCCCAAAGGTTCCCCTCGGGGACCAGTTGTTTATGAGGAAACTGGAGGGCAGAATGGCCATGAGGACAGTGTGTCCAGGTCAGAGGTCACCCTGAATGCAGCCTCCACAGCCGATAGGAGAGGCCACTGGAAAGGACGGCCTTACCGATGCAGCACCTGCGACAGGAGCTTCAAATGCTATTCAGATGTGGTGAAACACCAGAGCATTCACTctggggagaaaccctatgaGTGCAGCGACTGCGGGAAGGCCTTCATCCACAGCTCCCACGTCGTCAGGCACCAGCGCATTCACAACGGGGAGAGGCCTTACGTTTGTAAGgagtgtgggaaggccttcagccAGAGCTTCAACCTCATCAGACACCAGAGAATCCACACGGGAGAGAAGCCCTACGAATGTGCTGAGTGTGGCAGGTCCTTCAGTCAGAGGTCAGATGCCATTAAGcaccagagaattcacactggCGAGCGGCTGTATGAGTGCAGCGAGTGCGGGAAAACCTTCATCCATAGCTCAAATGTCGTCCGACACCAGAGAATTCACCACGGAGAGAATCCTTACGAATGCAAagagtgtgggaaagccttcagccAGAGCTCCAACCTCATTCAGCACCAGCGGGtccacactggggagaagccCTACGCCTGCCAGGAGTGTGGGCGCGCCTTCAGCCGCAGCTCCTTCCTCAGTGAGCACCAGCGCATCCACACCGGGGAGAAGCCCTACGAGTGCGGCGAGTGTGGCCGCGCCTTCAGGGCCCTGTCGGGCTTCTTCCGGCACCAGAGGAtccacactggggagaagccTTTCCACTGTGCCAGGTGTGGCAGGGCCTTCCGCCTGAGCTTTCATCTTATCCAGCACCAGCGAGTTCACGGCACGGAGTGA
- the ZNF696 gene encoding zinc finger protein 696 isoform X3 has protein sequence MAHGPSRSAACGIFPDRAFLAQAPSGGPASCYAALVAEQGAQSPGLMLRQATLEEGGRRGQAVPGLLQGPPRTLRFPDPCGNEEAGERPKGSPRGPVVYEETGGQNGHEDSVSRSEVTLNAASTADRRGHWKGRPYRCSTCDRSFKCYSDVVKHQSIHSGEKPYECSDCGKAFIHSSHVVRHQRIHNGERPYVCKECGKAFSQSFNLIRHQRIHTGEKPYECAECGRSFSQRSDAIKHQRIHTGERLYECSECGKTFIHSSNVVRHQRIHHGENPYECKECGKAFSQSSNLIQHQRVHTGEKPYACQECGRAFSRSSFLSEHQRIHTGEKPYECGECGRAFRALSGFFRHQRIHTGEKPFHCARCGRAFRLSFHLIQHQRVHGTE, from the exons atggctcacgggcccagccgctccgcggcatgtgggatcttcccggaccggg CTTTCCTAGCACAGGCACCGAGTGGCGGCCCGGCTTCCTGCTACGCTGCTTTGGTGGCTGAGCAAGGGGCTCAGAGCCCAGGGCTGATGCTACGACAGGCAACCTTAGAAGAAGGGGGGCGCCGTGGACAGGCTGTGCCAGGACTGTTACAGGGGCCTCCCCGGACACTGCGGTTTCCAGACCCTTGTGGGAATGAGGAAGCTGGAGAGAGGCCCAAAGGTTCCCCTCGGGGACCAGTTGTTTATGAGGAAACTGGAGGGCAGAATGGCCATGAGGACAGTGTGTCCAGGTCAGAGGTCACCCTGAATGCAGCCTCCACAGCCGATAGGAGAGGCCACTGGAAAGGACGGCCTTACCGATGCAGCACCTGCGACAGGAGCTTCAAATGCTATTCAGATGTGGTGAAACACCAGAGCATTCACTctggggagaaaccctatgaGTGCAGCGACTGCGGGAAGGCCTTCATCCACAGCTCCCACGTCGTCAGGCACCAGCGCATTCACAACGGGGAGAGGCCTTACGTTTGTAAGgagtgtgggaaggccttcagccAGAGCTTCAACCTCATCAGACACCAGAGAATCCACACGGGAGAGAAGCCCTACGAATGTGCTGAGTGTGGCAGGTCCTTCAGTCAGAGGTCAGATGCCATTAAGcaccagagaattcacactggCGAGCGGCTGTATGAGTGCAGCGAGTGCGGGAAAACCTTCATCCATAGCTCAAATGTCGTCCGACACCAGAGAATTCACCACGGAGAGAATCCTTACGAATGCAAagagtgtgggaaagccttcagccAGAGCTCCAACCTCATTCAGCACCAGCGGGtccacactggggagaagccCTACGCCTGCCAGGAGTGTGGGCGCGCCTTCAGCCGCAGCTCCTTCCTCAGTGAGCACCAGCGCATCCACACCGGGGAGAAGCCCTACGAGTGCGGCGAGTGTGGCCGCGCCTTCAGGGCCCTGTCGGGCTTCTTCCGGCACCAGAGGAtccacactggggagaagccTTTCCACTGTGCCAGGTGTGGCAGGGCCTTCCGCCTGAGCTTTCATCTTATCCAGCACCAGCGAGTTCACGGCACGGAGTGA
- the TOP1MT gene encoding LOW QUALITY PROTEIN: DNA topoisomerase I, mitochondrial (The sequence of the model RefSeq protein was modified relative to this genomic sequence to represent the inferred CDS: inserted 1 base in 1 codon; substituted 2 bases at 2 genomic stop codons) yields the protein MRLEHRGPWFAPPYEPLPEGVCFYYDGKPMELSLAAEEVATFYGKMLDHEXNNFFSDWRKEMTAEERTVIKHLDKCDFTEIHGYFVDKNAAGKALPEEEKQELKKEAKKLQQEFAYCILDGHREKVGSFKTEPPGLFRGRGDHPKMGMLKRRVLPEDVTISCSRDSEVPEPPVGHRRKEVRCDRTVTWLAAWTENVQSSVKYIMLNPSSELKGQRDWEKYEVAWRLKGVAGEIRSQYRADWKSQEMKARPCTAALYFIDKVPLRAGHEKEEGETADTVGCCSLRVERIQLHPEADGCPYVVEFDFLGKDSIRYYNKVPVSAWCGRWVYENLXLFVENKGPGDELFDRLTIASLNRHLQDLMDGLTAKVFRTCNASLTLQASXELLFLAEDSVAAKILSYNRANRAVAVLCNHQRATPKTFEKSIQTLRSKARGEEEAGGEAKAELKEARAEHKCRGDGRSKSFLEKRGRLLERLQEQLRRLSMQAADEEESKQVALGTSKLNCLDPRISVAWCKRFGVPVEKIYNKTQREKFAWALDMAGEDFEF from the exons ATGCGGCTGGAGCACAGAGGCCCATGGTTCGCACCCCCATATGAGCCGCTTCCTGAGGGAGTTTGCTTCTACTATGATG ggaagcccatggagtTGAGCTTAGCAGCTGAGGAGGTTGCCACGTTTTATGGGAAGATGCTGGATCATG TAAACAACTTCTTTAGCGACTGGCGGAAG GAAATGACAGCAGAAGAGAGGACAGTAATCAAGCACCTGGACAAGTGTGACTTCACGGAAATCCACGGATACTTTGTGGACAAGAACGCCGCCGGGAAGGCCCTGCCCGAGGAGGAGAAGCAG GAGCTCAAAAAGGAGGCGAAAAAACTTCAGCAAGAGTTTGCCTACTGTATCTTAGACGGGCACCGAGAGAAGGTCGGCAGTTTCAAGACCGAGCCCCCTGGGTTGTTCCGGGGCCGCGGCGACCACCCCAAGATGGGGATGCTGAAGAGGAGGGTCCTGCCGGAGGACGTGACCATCAGCTGCAGCAG GGACTCCGAAGTACCCGAGCCTCCGGTAGGTCACCGGCGGAAGGAGGTGCGGTGCGACCGCACGGTCACGTGGCTGGCGGCGTGGACAGAGAACGTGCAGAGCTCCGTCAAGTACATCATGTTGAACCCCAGCTCCGAGCTGAAG GGGCAGAGAGACTGGGAGAAGTATGAAGTGGCTTGGCGCTTGAAAGGAGTTGCGGGCGAGATCCGTTCTCAGTACCGGGCCGACTGGAAGTCCCAAGAAATGAAGGCGAGACCATGCACCGCAGCCCTTTATTTCATCGACAAGGT CCCGCTGCGAGCCGGGCATGAGAAGGAGGAGGGCGAGACGGCTGACACGGTGGGCTGCTGCTCCCTGCGCGTGGAACGCATCCAGCTGCACCCAGAGGCCGATGGCTGCCCGTACGTCGTGGAATTCGACTTCCTGGGAAAGGACTCAATCCGCTACTACAACAAAGTGCCGGTGAGCGCCTGGTGTGGGCGGTGG GTGTACGAGAATCTGTAGCTGTTCGTGGAGAACAAAGGCCCTGGGGATGAGCTTTTTGATAGACTGACC ATCGCCAGTCTGAACAGGCACCTGCAGGACTTGATGGATGGCCTGACGGCCAAGGTGTTCCGGACCTGCAACGCCAGCCTCACCCTGCAGGCCAGCTGAGA GCTCCTGTTTTTAGCTGAAGACAGCGTAGCCGCTAAGATTCTGTCTTACAACCGAGCAAATCGGGCCGTTGCCGTTCTCTGCAACCATCAGCGGGCAACTCCCAAGACCTTCGAGAAGTCGATACAGACGCTTCGGTCGAAGGCGCGCG GCGAAGAAGAAGCAGGTGGCGAGGCCAAGGCAGAGCTGAAGGAGGCAAGGGCCGAGCACAAATGCAGAGGGGACGGCAGGTCCAAGAG CTTCCTGGAGAAGAGGGGACGGCTGCTGGAGAGACTGCAGGAGCAGCTCAGGAGACTGAGCATGCAGGCCGCAGACGAGGAGGAGAGCAAGCAGGTGGCCCTGGGCACATCCAAGCTCAACTGCCTGGACCCCCGGATCAGTGTCGCCTG GTGTAAGAGGTTTGGGGTGCCCGTGGAGAAGATCTACAACAAGACACAGAGGGAGAAGTTCGCCTGGGCTCTCGACATGGCAGGCGAAGACTTTGAATTCTAA